In Pseudomonas putida, a genomic segment contains:
- a CDS encoding ATP-binding protein, with amino-acid sequence MLKLLVRLYLVIIVAYAGAILFIPQAIVGLFHERYTAYNLAQAKGVQALIVRQFQQAPRERWPAVEQELAQTFAPLEIKLLRMDDAGLGAAERGRLEHGLHAVRIAEWGYYETVLAPLGDGWLVRLHSPPDPLDINLLSWGVTVLIGAAMLGCLLLWLWPHWRDLERLKETARRLGQGQMAERTQISPHSNIGELAGVFDTMAGDLERHVNQQRELLDAVSHELRTPLTRLDFGLVLLFDEVPPASRKRLLELVGHVRELDELVLELLSYSRLYNADQARERVEVSLLELVDSVLGGFAEELDSRGIRWEVRAEGELPRFVLDPRLTARAVQNLVRNAMRYCDQSLLLRLRLDPHGACLLSVEDDGIGIPVEERERIFQPFYRLDRSRDRGTGGFGLGLAISRRAIEGQGGTLTVMQSALGGAQFVIRLPAAGAPVV; translated from the coding sequence ATGCTGAAACTTCTGGTGCGCCTGTACCTGGTGATCATCGTTGCCTATGCCGGGGCCATCCTGTTCATCCCCCAGGCCATCGTCGGCTTGTTCCATGAGCGCTACACCGCCTACAACCTGGCGCAGGCCAAGGGCGTGCAGGCGCTGATCGTGCGCCAGTTTCAGCAGGCCCCGCGGGAGCGGTGGCCGGCGGTGGAGCAGGAATTGGCGCAAACCTTCGCGCCGCTCGAAATCAAGCTGCTGCGCATGGATGATGCCGGCCTGGGCGCTGCGGAGCGCGGGCGCCTGGAGCACGGCTTGCACGCGGTACGCATCGCGGAATGGGGCTACTACGAAACCGTCCTGGCTCCACTGGGCGACGGCTGGCTGGTGCGTTTGCATTCGCCGCCCGACCCGCTGGACATCAACTTGCTGTCGTGGGGCGTGACCGTGCTGATCGGCGCCGCCATGCTCGGCTGCCTGCTGCTGTGGTTGTGGCCACACTGGCGCGACCTGGAACGCCTCAAGGAAACCGCACGACGACTGGGCCAAGGGCAGATGGCCGAGCGCACGCAGATATCCCCGCATTCGAACATCGGCGAGCTGGCGGGCGTGTTCGATACCATGGCCGGCGACCTGGAGCGCCACGTCAATCAGCAACGCGAGTTGCTCGACGCAGTCTCCCACGAGTTGCGCACGCCGTTGACGCGCCTGGATTTCGGCCTTGTGTTGCTGTTCGACGAGGTGCCGCCGGCCAGCCGCAAGCGCCTGCTGGAGCTGGTGGGCCATGTCCGGGAACTCGACGAACTGGTACTGGAGTTGCTGTCGTACAGCCGCCTGTACAACGCCGACCAGGCACGTGAACGTGTCGAGGTATCACTGCTGGAACTGGTGGACAGCGTGCTGGGTGGCTTTGCCGAGGAACTCGACAGTCGCGGCATCCGCTGGGAGGTGCGCGCCGAAGGCGAACTGCCGCGCTTTGTACTCGACCCGAGGCTGACGGCCCGGGCGGTGCAAAACCTGGTGCGCAATGCCATGCGCTATTGCGATCAGAGCCTGCTGCTGCGCCTGCGGCTGGACCCGCACGGCGCTTGCCTGCTGTCTGTTGAGGACGATGGTATCGGCATTCCGGTCGAGGAGCGTGAGCGCATCTTCCAGCCGTTCTACCGCCTGGACCGCAGTCGCGACCGCGGAACCGGCGGCTTCGGCCTGGGCCTGGCGATCAGCCGGCGCGCCATCGAGGGCCAGGGCGGCACGCTGACGGTGATGCAATCGGCGCTGGGTGGGGCGCAGTTCGTCATTCGCCTGCCGGCTGCCGGGGCACCTGTCGTCTAA
- a CDS encoding response regulator transcription factor translates to MPNILLVEDDSALCELIASYLQRNDFHVRVIARGDHVLDAFRQAKPDLVILDLMLPGMDGLQVCRLLRQASQSLPIIMLTARDDSHDQVLGLEMGADDYVTKPCEPRVLLARVRTLLRRSSVNEPRLDNEQILIGGLRIELAERVVCWRGEEVELSSGEYNLLVVLARNAGEVLSRDRILQQLRGIEFNGTDRSVDVAISKLRRKFDDHAGEARKIKTVWGKGYLFSRVEWEC, encoded by the coding sequence ATGCCAAACATCCTTCTGGTCGAAGACGACAGCGCGCTTTGCGAACTGATCGCCAGCTACCTGCAACGCAATGATTTCCACGTCCGGGTGATCGCCCGCGGCGACCACGTGCTGGACGCGTTCCGCCAGGCCAAACCCGACCTGGTCATCCTCGACCTGATGCTCCCCGGCATGGACGGCCTGCAGGTGTGCCGTCTGCTGCGCCAGGCTTCGCAAAGCCTGCCGATCATCATGCTGACCGCCCGTGACGACAGCCACGACCAGGTCCTGGGCCTGGAGATGGGCGCCGACGACTACGTCACCAAGCCCTGCGAACCTCGGGTGCTGCTGGCCCGCGTACGCACGCTGCTGCGCCGCAGCAGCGTCAACGAGCCACGCCTGGACAACGAGCAGATCCTCATTGGCGGCCTGCGCATCGAGCTGGCCGAGCGCGTGGTCTGCTGGCGAGGCGAGGAGGTGGAGCTGTCGAGCGGCGAGTACAACCTGCTGGTGGTGCTGGCCCGCAACGCCGGCGAGGTGCTCAGCCGCGACCGCATCCTGCAGCAGCTGCGCGGCATCGAGTTCAACGGCACCGACCGCTCGGTGGACGTGGCCATCTCCAAGCTGCGACGCAAGTTCGACGACCACGCCGGCGAAGCGCGCAAGATCAAGACGGTGTGGGGCAAGGGCTATCTGTTCAGCCGCGTCGAGTGGGAGTGCTGA
- a CDS encoding efflux RND transporter periplasmic adaptor subunit, with translation MPIIRPARLRQFALMAFFTLPLAACDDGAEQEDQQPTPQVRVETLQLQPLAISSELSGRLLAPRTAEVRARVAGVVLKRVYREGSDVKQGDVLFLIDPAPFKADHDSARATLAKAEANRYQARLQEQRYRQLVDDRAVSRQEYDNARATFLQAEAEVAAAKAALERARLNLGYATVTAPISGRIGRALVTEGALVGQNESTALATIQQLDPIHADVTQSTRELTALRRALRAGELQQVGDGQARATLVQDDGSTYPLPGTLLFSDISVDPSTNQITLRSEFPNPDLDLLPGSYVRVRLEQAVQPKGLSVPQRAILRDSAGVPKVLVVDDQARISERQVVLGSAQGDRWRVTEGLAAGERVVIEGLQHVKAGDQVQVDAAADAQPVAQRTDQ, from the coding sequence ATGCCTATTATCCGCCCCGCCCGCCTGCGCCAGTTCGCGCTCATGGCGTTCTTCACCCTGCCCCTCGCCGCTTGCGACGATGGCGCCGAGCAGGAAGACCAGCAACCCACGCCCCAGGTAAGGGTCGAGACCTTGCAACTGCAGCCCCTGGCCATCAGCAGCGAGCTCAGCGGCCGCCTGTTGGCGCCGCGTACCGCCGAAGTTCGCGCACGCGTGGCCGGGGTGGTGCTCAAGCGCGTGTACCGCGAAGGCAGCGACGTCAAGCAAGGCGACGTGCTGTTTCTCATCGACCCGGCCCCGTTCAAGGCCGACCACGACAGTGCCCGCGCCACCCTGGCCAAGGCCGAAGCCAACCGCTACCAGGCCCGCCTGCAGGAGCAGCGCTACCGCCAACTGGTCGACGACAGGGCCGTCAGCCGCCAGGAGTACGACAACGCGCGCGCCACCTTCTTGCAGGCCGAGGCCGAGGTTGCCGCGGCCAAGGCGGCGCTGGAGCGCGCACGCCTGAACCTGGGCTACGCCACCGTCACCGCGCCGATCTCCGGGCGCATCGGTCGCGCCCTGGTCACCGAAGGCGCGCTGGTGGGGCAAAACGAGAGCACGGCGCTGGCGACCATCCAGCAGCTCGACCCGATCCACGCCGACGTCACCCAGTCAACCCGCGAGCTCACCGCCTTGCGTCGCGCCCTGCGCGCCGGCGAACTGCAACAGGTGGGCGACGGCCAGGCCCGCGCCACCCTCGTGCAGGACGATGGCAGCACCTATCCGTTGCCCGGCACGTTGCTGTTCTCCGACATCAGTGTCGACCCGAGCACCAACCAGATCACCCTGCGCAGCGAATTCCCCAATCCCGATCTCGACCTGCTACCTGGCAGCTACGTACGCGTGCGTCTGGAACAGGCGGTGCAACCCAAGGGGTTGAGCGTGCCACAACGGGCCATCCTGCGCGACAGCGCCGGGGTGCCCAAGGTACTGGTGGTCGACGACCAGGCGCGCATCAGCGAGCGTCAGGTTGTGCTGGGCAGCGCCCAGGGCGACCGCTGGCGCGTCACCGAGGGCCTGGCCGCTGGCGAGCGCGTGGTGATCGAGGGCCTGCAGCACGTCAAGGCTGGCGACCAGGTCCAGGTCGATGCGGCTGCGGACGCTCAACCCGTTGCCCAGCGCACCGATCAGTGA
- a CDS encoding efflux RND transporter permease subunit, with protein sequence MPQFFIDRPIFAWVVALFILLAGALAIPQLPVAQYPNVAPPQVEIYAVYPGASAATMDESVVSLIEQELNGADNLLYFESQSSLGSATITATFEPGTLPDLAQVDVQNRLKVVESRLPRPVTQQGLQVEKVSTGFLLLGTLTSEDGSLDETALSDILARNVMNEIRRLKGVGKAQLYGSERAMRIWIDPRKLIGFNLTPNDVAEAIAAQNAQVAPGSIGDLPARDTQEITANVVVKGQLSTPEEFAAIVLRANPDGSAVTIGDVARVEIGAQEYQYGTRLNGKPATAFSVQLAPGANAMETATLVRAKMQELSRYFPEGVQYDIPYDTSPFVKVSIQQVISTLFEAMLLVFAVMFLFLQNLRYTLIPTLVVPVALMGTFAVMLALGFSVNVLTLFGMVLAIGILVDDAIVVVENVERIMAEEGLPPKQATRKAMGQISGAIVGITLVLVAVFLPMAFMKGSVGVIYQQFSVSMAVSILFSAFLALSLTPALCATLLKPVAKGEHPQHKGFFAWFNRRFEAMSDGYQRWVMQALARSGRYLLVYGVLLAVLGFGFSHLPTAFLPTEDQGYTVTDIQLPPGASRLRTEQVAAQIEAHNAGEAGVGNTTVILGFSFSGSGQNAALTFTTLKDWSERGADDSAQSIAERATLAFSQLKDAIAYSVLPPPIDGLGESTGFEFRLQDRGGMGHAALMAARDTLLANARKSKVLTNVREASLAESPQVQLEIDRRQANALGVSFADIGTVLDVAVGSSYVNDFPNQGRMQRVVVQAEGDQRSQVEDLLKIHVRNSSGKMVPLSAFVQARWVSGPVQLTRYNGYPAVSISGEPAAGYSSGEAMAEIERLVAQLPADAGLEWTGLSLQERLSGSQAPMLMALSLLVVFLCLAALYESWSIPTAVLLVVPLGVLGAVLAVTLRGMPNDVFFKVGLITLIGLSAKNAILIIEFAKHLVDQGMDAAEAAVQAARLRLRPIVMTSLAFILGVVPLAIATGASSASQQAIGTGVIGGMLSATLAVVFVPVFFVVVMRLAGRGRSQAAEAMPNEA encoded by the coding sequence ATGCCACAGTTCTTCATCGACCGGCCGATCTTCGCCTGGGTCGTGGCCTTGTTCATCCTGCTGGCCGGGGCACTGGCCATCCCGCAGTTGCCAGTGGCGCAGTACCCCAACGTGGCGCCGCCGCAAGTGGAAATCTACGCCGTTTACCCCGGCGCATCGGCGGCGACCATGGACGAAAGCGTGGTCAGCCTGATCGAGCAGGAGCTCAACGGCGCCGACAACCTGCTGTACTTCGAGTCGCAGAGCAGCCTGGGCAGCGCCACCATCACCGCCACCTTCGAGCCGGGCACCCTCCCCGACCTGGCCCAGGTCGACGTACAGAACCGCCTCAAGGTCGTCGAGTCGCGCCTGCCTCGGCCAGTGACCCAGCAAGGCCTGCAGGTGGAAAAGGTGTCCACTGGCTTCCTGCTGCTCGGCACGCTCACCTCGGAGGATGGCAGCCTCGACGAAACCGCATTGTCGGACATCCTCGCGCGCAACGTGATGAACGAGATCCGCCGCCTCAAAGGCGTGGGCAAGGCCCAGCTGTATGGCTCCGAGCGCGCCATGCGCATCTGGATCGACCCACGCAAGCTGATCGGTTTCAACCTCACGCCCAACGACGTGGCCGAAGCCATCGCCGCGCAGAATGCCCAGGTCGCGCCCGGCAGCATCGGCGACCTGCCGGCCCGCGACACCCAGGAGATCACCGCCAACGTGGTGGTGAAGGGCCAACTCAGCACGCCTGAAGAGTTCGCCGCGATCGTGCTGCGGGCCAACCCGGATGGATCTGCCGTGACCATCGGCGACGTCGCCCGGGTGGAGATCGGCGCCCAGGAGTACCAATACGGCACACGCCTGAACGGCAAGCCGGCCACCGCCTTCAGCGTGCAGCTGGCGCCGGGGGCCAACGCGATGGAAACCGCCACCCTGGTGCGGGCCAAGATGCAGGAGCTTTCGCGCTACTTCCCGGAGGGCGTCCAATACGACATCCCCTACGACACCTCGCCGTTCGTGAAGGTATCGATTCAGCAGGTCATCAGCACCCTGTTCGAGGCCATGCTGCTGGTGTTCGCGGTGATGTTCCTGTTCCTGCAGAACCTGCGCTACACGCTGATTCCGACCCTGGTGGTCCCCGTCGCGCTGATGGGCACCTTCGCCGTGATGCTGGCATTGGGCTTCTCGGTCAATGTGCTGACCCTGTTCGGCATGGTCCTGGCCATCGGCATCCTGGTCGACGACGCCATCGTGGTGGTGGAGAACGTCGAGCGGATCATGGCCGAGGAAGGCCTGCCGCCCAAGCAGGCCACGCGCAAGGCCATGGGCCAGATCAGCGGCGCCATCGTCGGCATCACCCTGGTGCTGGTGGCGGTGTTCCTGCCCATGGCATTCATGAAAGGTTCGGTGGGGGTGATCTACCAGCAGTTCTCGGTGTCGATGGCGGTGTCGATCCTGTTCTCGGCGTTCCTCGCCCTGAGCCTGACCCCGGCCCTATGCGCTACCTTGCTCAAGCCGGTGGCCAAGGGCGAGCACCCACAACACAAGGGGTTCTTCGCCTGGTTCAACCGGCGCTTCGAGGCCATGAGCGACGGCTATCAGCGCTGGGTGATGCAGGCGCTGGCCCGCAGCGGGCGCTACCTGCTGGTATATGGCGTGCTGCTGGCGGTGCTCGGCTTTGGCTTCAGTCATTTACCCACGGCGTTTCTGCCGACAGAAGACCAGGGCTACACCGTCACCGACATCCAGTTGCCGCCGGGGGCCAGCCGCCTGCGCACCGAGCAGGTGGCGGCGCAGATCGAGGCGCACAACGCCGGGGAAGCCGGCGTCGGCAACACCACGGTGATTCTCGGCTTCAGCTTCTCGGGCAGCGGGCAGAATGCGGCGCTCACCTTCACCACGCTCAAGGACTGGTCGGAGCGCGGAGCCGACGACAGCGCCCAGTCGATTGCCGAGCGGGCGACCCTGGCGTTCAGCCAGCTCAAGGATGCCATCGCCTACTCCGTGCTGCCGCCCCCCATCGATGGCCTGGGCGAGTCGACCGGCTTCGAGTTCCGCCTGCAGGACCGCGGCGGCATGGGCCACGCGGCGCTCATGGCGGCGCGCGACACGTTGTTGGCCAACGCCCGCAAGAGCAAGGTGCTGACCAACGTGCGCGAGGCCTCGCTGGCCGAAAGCCCGCAGGTGCAACTGGAGATCGACCGTCGCCAGGCCAACGCCCTGGGCGTGTCGTTTGCCGATATCGGCACGGTGCTGGACGTGGCCGTGGGCTCCAGCTACGTCAACGACTTCCCCAACCAGGGTCGTATGCAACGGGTGGTGGTGCAGGCCGAGGGCGACCAGCGCAGCCAGGTCGAGGACCTGCTGAAGATCCACGTGCGCAACAGCAGCGGCAAGATGGTGCCATTGTCGGCGTTCGTGCAGGCCAGGTGGGTCAGCGGCCCGGTGCAACTGACCCGCTACAACGGTTACCCGGCGGTGTCGATTTCCGGCGAGCCGGCTGCCGGCTACAGCTCCGGCGAAGCCATGGCGGAGATCGAACGGCTGGTGGCGCAACTGCCGGCCGACGCAGGGCTGGAATGGACCGGCTTGTCGCTGCAGGAGCGCCTGTCCGGCAGCCAGGCTCCGATGCTGATGGCGCTGTCGCTGCTGGTGGTGTTCCTGTGCCTGGCGGCGCTCTACGAGAGCTGGTCGATCCCGACCGCAGTGCTGCTGGTGGTACCGCTCGGGGTGCTCGGTGCGGTGCTGGCGGTGACCCTGCGAGGCATGCCCAACGACGTGTTCTTCAAGGTCGGACTGATCACCCTGATTGGCCTCTCGGCGAAGAACGCCATCCTGATCATCGAGTTCGCCAAGCACCTGGTCGACCAGGGCATGGACGCCGCCGAGGCGGCCGTTCAGGCTGCGCGCCTTCGCCTGCGGCCGATCGTGATGACCTCGCTGGCCTTCATTCTCGGCGTGGTGCCGCTGGCCATCGCCACTGGCGCCAGTTCGGCGAGCCAGCAGGCGATCGGCACCGGGGTGATCGGCGGCATGCTCAGCGCGACCCTGGCGGTGGTGTTCGTGCCGGTGTTCTTCGTGGTGGTGATGCGCTTGGCTGGACGGGGCAGATCCCAGGCAGCCGAGGCGATGCCGAACGAAGCCTGA
- the mobA gene encoding molybdenum cofactor guanylyltransferase MobA, which yields MPDTLPPCSVLILAGGRGQRMGGRDKGLLAWRGEPLIAHIRRTVRPLCDDLVVSCNRNQADYAAYADQLVGDAEADFPGPLAGVIAGLAAARHDWVVLLACDSPLVDQPLIDDLRRLAVANDCAAMLRQGGFWQPMFSVLPRRVLPVLEQAWATGERSLQKALLLETVLGLDCAEGDRRLSNFNSPELLQN from the coding sequence ATGCCTGACACCTTGCCCCCCTGCTCCGTACTGATCCTTGCCGGTGGCCGTGGTCAACGCATGGGCGGGCGTGACAAGGGCCTGCTGGCGTGGCGCGGCGAACCGCTGATCGCCCATATCCGGCGTACCGTACGGCCTCTGTGCGACGACCTGGTGGTTTCCTGCAACCGTAACCAGGCGGACTACGCGGCGTATGCCGATCAGTTGGTCGGTGACGCCGAGGCCGATTTCCCTGGGCCGTTGGCTGGCGTTATCGCCGGCCTCGCTGCGGCGCGGCATGACTGGGTGGTGCTGCTGGCCTGCGATTCGCCCTTGGTGGACCAGCCCCTGATCGACGACCTGCGGCGCTTGGCGGTGGCGAACGATTGCGCGGCCATGCTGCGCCAGGGTGGGTTTTGGCAGCCGATGTTCAGCGTGTTGCCACGGCGGGTGCTGCCGGTGCTGGAGCAGGCCTGGGCGACGGGGGAGCGGAGTTTGCAGAAGGCGTTGTTGCTTGAGACTGTTCTGGGGTTGGACTGTGCCGAGGGGGATCGCCGGTTGAGCAACTTCAATAGTCCCGAATTGCTCCAGAACTAG
- a CDS encoding fatty acid CoA ligase family protein, which translates to MPQPSYSLGNQDKPLLDQCIGDAFDATVARFPDREALVVRHQALRYTWRQLADAVDQHARALMALGVQAGDRLGIWAPNCAEWCITQFASAKIGAILVNINPAYRSSELDYALGQSGCRWVICADAFKTSDYHAMLLGLVPGLALAQTGQPVTCERFPELRGLVSLASAPPPGFLSWQQLQARAEAVSAQALAERQAQLHWRDPINIQYTSGTTGFPKGATLSHHNILNNGYLVGESLGLTEHDRLVVPVPLYHCFGMVMANLGCMTHGSTLIYPNDAFDPLATLRAVAEEKASALYGVPTMFIAELDHPQRGEFDLSSLRTGIMAGATCPIEVMRRVIGEMHMAEVQIAYGMTETSPVSLQTGAADDLERRVTSVGRTQPRLENKVIDSDGETVPRGEIGELCTRGYSVMLGYWNNPQATAESIDAEGWMHTGDLAVMDEQGYVRIVGRSKEMIIRGGENIYPRELEEFFFTHPAVADVQVIGVPCGKYGEEIVAWVRLHPGHVASEEELREWARARIAHFKVPRYFRFVEEFPMTVTGKVQKFRMREISVEELSAG; encoded by the coding sequence ATGCCCCAGCCAAGCTATTCCCTGGGCAACCAGGACAAACCGCTGCTCGACCAGTGCATCGGCGATGCCTTCGACGCCACCGTCGCACGTTTCCCCGACCGCGAAGCCCTGGTCGTGCGCCACCAGGCCCTGCGCTACACCTGGCGGCAACTGGCCGATGCCGTCGACCAGCATGCTCGCGCCCTGATGGCCCTGGGCGTGCAAGCCGGCGATCGCCTGGGGATCTGGGCACCCAACTGCGCCGAGTGGTGCATCACCCAGTTCGCCAGCGCCAAGATCGGCGCGATCCTGGTCAACATCAATCCGGCCTATCGCAGCAGCGAGCTGGACTATGCCCTGGGCCAGTCCGGTTGCCGCTGGGTGATCTGCGCCGACGCCTTCAAGACCTCCGACTACCATGCCATGCTGCTCGGCCTGGTACCGGGCCTGGCGCTCGCCCAAACCGGCCAGCCCGTGACGTGCGAGCGCTTCCCGGAGCTGCGCGGGCTGGTCAGCCTGGCCAGCGCGCCACCCCCGGGATTCCTGTCCTGGCAGCAGTTGCAGGCCCGCGCCGAGGCCGTGAGTGCCCAGGCCCTGGCCGAGCGCCAGGCCCAGTTGCACTGGCGCGACCCCATCAACATCCAGTACACCTCCGGCACCACGGGGTTTCCCAAGGGCGCCACGCTCAGCCACCACAACATCCTCAACAACGGCTACCTGGTCGGCGAGAGCCTCGGCCTCACCGAGCATGACCGCCTGGTGGTGCCGGTACCGCTGTACCACTGTTTCGGCATGGTCATGGCCAACCTTGGCTGCATGACCCACGGCAGCACGCTGATCTACCCCAACGATGCCTTCGACCCACTGGCCACCCTGCGCGCGGTGGCCGAAGAGAAGGCGAGCGCCCTGTACGGCGTGCCGACCATGTTCATCGCCGAGCTGGACCACCCCCAGCGCGGTGAATTCGACCTGTCGAGCCTGCGCACCGGAATCATGGCGGGCGCCACCTGCCCGATCGAGGTGATGCGCCGGGTGATCGGCGAGATGCACATGGCCGAGGTGCAGATCGCCTATGGCATGACCGAAACCAGCCCGGTGTCGTTGCAGACGGGTGCCGCGGACGACCTGGAACGCCGTGTCACCAGCGTTGGCCGGACCCAGCCGCGGTTGGAGAACAAGGTGATCGACAGCGACGGCGAGACCGTGCCCCGGGGCGAGATCGGCGAGTTGTGCACCCGCGGCTACAGCGTGATGCTCGGCTACTGGAACAACCCCCAGGCCACGGCCGAAAGCATCGATGCCGAGGGCTGGATGCACACCGGTGACCTGGCGGTGATGGACGAGCAGGGTTATGTGCGCATCGTCGGGCGCAGCAAGGAGATGATCATCCGCGGCGGGGAGAACATCTATCCGCGCGAGTTGGAGGAGTTTTTCTTCACCCATCCCGCGGTGGCCGACGTGCAGGTCATCGGCGTGCCATGCGGCAAATATGGAGAGGAAATCGTCGCCTGGGTGCGCCTGCATCCGGGGCATGTGGCCAGCGAAGAGGAGCTGCGCGAGTGGGCCAGGGCACGGATCGCGCATTTCAAGGTGCCGCGGTATTTCCGCTTCGTCGAGGAGTTTCCGATGACGGTGACGGGCAAGGTGCAGAAGTTTCGGATGCGCGAGATCAGTGTCGAGGAGTTGTCGGCGGGGTGA
- the peaD gene encoding quinohemoprotein amine dehydrogenase subunit beta, which produces MNAGRCAQLALTIVASAYAWAAQADDTGPALKAGQEYLITTNYPNNLHVIDVASDTLYKSCQMPDRFGPGTAMMAPDNRTAYVLNNHYADIYGIDLDTCKTTFHANLSSVPGEVGKSMYSFALSPDGKEVYATVNPTQRLNDHYVVKPPRLEVFKTDDGLDAKPVRTFPMPRQVYLMRAADDGSLFVAGPDLYKMDVKTGKYSVALPLRNWNRKGYSAPDVLYFWPHQSPRHEFSMLYTIAKFKDDKQDPNEAQLLYGYLSVDLKTGKTHTQEFADLTELYFTGLRSPKDPNQIYGVLNRLAKYDIKQRKLIKAANLEHTYYCVTFDQKGDKLYLGGTFNDLAVFDPETLEKVKNIKLPGGDMSTTTPQVFVR; this is translated from the coding sequence ATGAATGCTGGACGCTGCGCGCAACTCGCGCTGACCATCGTCGCCTCGGCCTACGCCTGGGCGGCACAGGCCGACGACACCGGGCCCGCCCTCAAGGCCGGCCAGGAGTACCTGATCACCACCAACTATCCGAACAACCTGCACGTCATCGACGTGGCCAGCGACACGCTGTACAAGAGCTGCCAGATGCCCGACAGGTTCGGCCCCGGCACCGCGATGATGGCGCCGGACAACCGCACCGCCTACGTGCTCAATAACCACTATGCCGATATCTACGGCATCGACCTGGACACCTGCAAGACCACCTTCCACGCCAATCTGTCCAGCGTGCCCGGCGAAGTCGGCAAGTCGATGTATTCGTTCGCCCTGAGCCCCGACGGCAAGGAGGTCTACGCCACGGTCAACCCGACCCAGCGCCTCAACGACCACTACGTGGTCAAGCCACCGCGCCTGGAGGTGTTCAAGACCGACGATGGCCTGGACGCCAAGCCGGTGCGGACCTTCCCGATGCCGCGCCAGGTCTACCTGATGCGCGCCGCCGATGACGGCAGTTTGTTCGTCGCCGGGCCCGACCTCTACAAGATGGACGTCAAGACCGGCAAGTACAGCGTCGCCTTGCCGCTGCGCAACTGGAACCGCAAGGGCTACAGCGCCCCGGACGTGTTGTACTTCTGGCCGCACCAGAGCCCGCGCCACGAGTTCTCGATGCTCTACACCATCGCCAAGTTCAAGGACGACAAGCAGGACCCGAACGAGGCGCAGCTGCTGTATGGCTACCTGAGCGTCGACCTCAAGACCGGCAAGACCCACACCCAGGAATTCGCCGACCTGACCGAGCTATATTTCACCGGCCTGCGCTCGCCGAAAGATCCCAACCAGATCTACGGCGTGCTCAACCGCCTGGCCAAATACGACATCAAGCAACGCAAGCTGATCAAGGCGGCGAACCTGGAACACACCTACTATTGTGTGACCTTCGACCAGAAGGGCGACAAGCTGTACCTGGGCGGGACCTTCAACGACCTGGCGGTGTTCGACCCTGAAACCTTGGAGAAGGTGAAGAACATCAAGCTGCCGGGCGGAGACATGTCCACCACCACGCCGCAGGTGTTCGTCCGCTAG
- the qhpC gene encoding quinohemoprotein amine dehydrogenase subunit gamma, translating to MKHLKPLNNKARILEQAAAEDRVEEVVAMSAVAGCTATTDPGWEVDAFGGVSSLCQPMEADLYGCSDPCWWPAQVPDMMSTYQDWNAQASNSQEDWRNLGTVFPKDK from the coding sequence ATGAAACATTTGAAGCCCCTGAACAACAAGGCGCGGATCCTCGAGCAGGCCGCCGCCGAAGACCGCGTCGAAGAGGTCGTGGCCATGAGCGCGGTGGCCGGCTGCACCGCCACCACCGATCCGGGTTGGGAAGTGGACGCCTTCGGTGGTGTGAGTTCCTTGTGCCAGCCGATGGAGGCCGACCTGTATGGCTGTTCCGACCCTTGCTGGTGGCCGGCGCAGGTGCCGGACATGATGAGCACCTACCAGGATTGGAACGCCCAGGCCAGCAACTCCCAGGAAGACTGGCGCAACCTGGGCACCGTGTTCCCCAAAGACAAGTGA